Proteins encoded by one window of Sphingosinicella sp. BN140058:
- a CDS encoding VOC family protein, producing MSVRPVPAGYASITPYLVVDNAEKAIAFYAQAFGAEETLRMAMGNRIGHAELRIADSMLMLADEFPEMDIVGPKTRGGATSSLLLYTEDVDGLFARAISAGATEERPPVDEFWGDRRGTIVDPFGHRWSLATHKEDVDAAEMQRRMQSMMASGEPS from the coding sequence ATGAGCGTCAGGCCGGTTCCGGCGGGTTATGCGAGCATCACGCCCTATCTTGTGGTCGATAATGCCGAAAAGGCTATCGCCTTCTACGCACAGGCTTTTGGCGCCGAGGAGACGCTTCGGATGGCGATGGGTAATCGCATCGGCCATGCCGAGCTGCGGATCGCCGACTCGATGCTCATGCTTGCCGACGAATTCCCGGAGATGGACATCGTCGGCCCGAAGACTCGTGGCGGCGCGACGTCCAGCCTGCTGCTCTACACCGAGGATGTCGACGGATTGTTCGCGCGGGCGATTTCGGCGGGCGCCACCGAGGAGCGGCCGCCGGTCGACGAATTCTGGGGCGATCGGCGCGGCACCATCGTCGATCCGTTCGGCCATCGCTGGTCGCTTGCCACCCACAAGGAAGATGTCGACGCAGCGGAGATGCAGCGCCGCATGCAAAGCATGATGGCGTCCGGCGAGCCGAGCTGA
- the purL gene encoding phosphoribosylformylglycinamidine synthase subunit PurL, which produces MSESITPEIVAEHGLSPDEYQRVLHAMGREPNITELGIFSVMWSEHCSYKSSRVHLKKLPTSAPWVIQGPGENAGVVDIGDGQAAIFKMESHNHPSYIEPYQGAATGVGGILRDVFTMGARPVANLNALRFGRPDHPKMRHLIAGVVSGIGGYGNCVGVPTVGGEVNFHAAYDGNILVNAMTVGVADTDKIFYSAAAGIGNPVVYVGSKTGRDGIHGATMASADFSEDSEEKRPTVQVGDPFTEKLLIEACLELMSSDAIVAIQDMGAAGLTSSSVEMASKGGVGLELDMNSVPCREEGMTPYEMMLSESQERMLMVLKPGREAEAEAIFRKWELDFAVIGKVTDTGHLVLRWNDAIVADIPLAPLADDAPCYDRPWVETPKPAPLAGVPSGTEPGADLLTLIGSPDLASRRWIWEQYDHMVGADTVQRPGGDAAVVRVHGTDKGLAIATDVTPRYCYADPYEGGKQAIAECWRNLIAVGATPLATTDCMNFGNPQRPEIMGQFVGCIHGMAEACTALDFPIVSGNVSLYNETKNEDGSGSAILPTPAIGGIGLLKDWRQSATIAFKGEGQPIYLIGETRGHLGQSLWLREIAGREDGPPPPVDLAVERRNGDFVRAQIGAGALTAVHDLSDGGLLVALAEMALAGGVGAMLDADLFGTDPHAMLFGEDQGRYLVTTADGEALQHAAHEAGVPITFAGTTGGDALVGEDGGLDVKLTQLRESNEAFFPQLMGGELTVA; this is translated from the coding sequence ATGAGCGAATCCATCACCCCCGAGATCGTCGCCGAGCACGGCCTGTCCCCCGACGAATATCAGCGCGTGCTCCACGCGATGGGACGCGAGCCGAACATCACCGAGCTTGGCATCTTCTCGGTAATGTGGTCGGAGCATTGCTCCTACAAATCCTCGCGCGTCCATCTGAAAAAGCTGCCGACCTCCGCGCCCTGGGTGATCCAGGGTCCCGGCGAGAATGCGGGCGTGGTGGACATCGGCGACGGCCAGGCGGCGATCTTCAAGATGGAGAGCCACAACCACCCGTCCTACATCGAGCCCTATCAGGGTGCGGCGACCGGCGTCGGCGGCATCCTGCGCGACGTCTTCACCATGGGCGCGCGCCCCGTTGCCAACTTGAACGCGCTGCGCTTCGGCCGCCCCGACCATCCGAAGATGCGGCACCTGATTGCGGGCGTGGTGTCGGGCATCGGCGGCTACGGCAATTGCGTCGGGGTGCCGACCGTGGGCGGGGAGGTGAATTTTCATGCCGCTTATGACGGCAACATCCTCGTCAACGCGATGACCGTCGGCGTGGCCGACACCGACAAGATCTTCTATTCGGCCGCGGCCGGCATCGGCAATCCGGTCGTATACGTCGGTTCCAAGACGGGCCGCGACGGCATCCACGGCGCGACCATGGCCTCGGCCGACTTCTCGGAAGACAGCGAGGAGAAGCGCCCGACGGTGCAGGTCGGCGATCCGTTCACCGAGAAATTGCTGATCGAGGCGTGTCTCGAGCTGATGTCGTCGGACGCGATCGTCGCGATCCAGGACATGGGCGCGGCCGGCCTGACCTCCTCTTCGGTCGAGATGGCTTCGAAGGGCGGAGTCGGTCTTGAGCTCGACATGAACAGCGTCCCCTGCCGCGAAGAGGGCATGACGCCTTACGAGATGATGCTCTCCGAAAGCCAGGAGCGCATGCTGATGGTGCTGAAGCCCGGCCGCGAGGCCGAGGCCGAGGCGATCTTCCGCAAATGGGAACTCGATTTCGCGGTGATCGGCAAGGTGACCGATACCGGCCATCTGGTGCTGCGCTGGAACGATGCGATCGTCGCCGACATCCCGCTGGCGCCTCTCGCCGACGACGCGCCCTGCTACGATCGTCCCTGGGTCGAAACCCCGAAGCCGGCGCCGCTCGCCGGCGTTCCGAGCGGCACCGAGCCCGGTGCCGATCTGCTGACCCTGATCGGCTCGCCCGATCTCGCCAGCCGCCGCTGGATCTGGGAGCAATATGATCACATGGTCGGGGCCGACACCGTCCAGCGGCCCGGCGGCGACGCCGCCGTGGTCCGCGTCCACGGCACCGACAAGGGCCTGGCGATCGCCACCGACGTGACGCCGCGTTACTGCTATGCCGATCCGTACGAGGGCGGCAAGCAGGCCATCGCCGAATGCTGGCGCAACCTGATCGCCGTCGGCGCGACTCCGCTCGCGACGACCGATTGCATGAATTTCGGCAATCCGCAGCGGCCCGAGATCATGGGCCAGTTCGTCGGCTGCATCCACGGCATGGCGGAAGCATGTACGGCGCTCGACTTCCCGATCGTGTCGGGCAACGTCTCGCTCTACAACGAAACCAAGAATGAAGATGGCAGCGGCTCCGCGATCCTGCCGACCCCGGCGATCGGCGGCATCGGCCTGCTCAAAGACTGGCGGCAGTCGGCGACGATCGCCTTCAAGGGCGAGGGCCAGCCGATCTACCTGATCGGTGAGACCAGGGGGCATCTCGGCCAGTCGCTGTGGCTGCGCGAGATCGCCGGCCGCGAAGACGGGCCGCCGCCACCGGTTGATCTCGCCGTCGAGCGCAGGAATGGCGATTTCGTTCGCGCGCAGATCGGCGCCGGCGCGCTCACCGCCGTTCACGATCTGTCGGATGGCGGACTGCTGGTCGCCCTCGCCGAGATGGCGCTTGCGGGCGGCGTCGGTGCGATGCTCGACGCCGATCTGTTCGGCACCGATCCGCATGCCATGCTGTTCGGAGAGGATCAGGGCCGCTACCTGGTGACGACGGCGGACGGCGAGGCGCTGCAGCACGCTGCCCACGAGGCCGGCGTGCCGATCACCTTCGCCGGCACCACCGGCGGCGACGCGCTCGTCGGTGAGGATGGCGGGCTGGACGTCAAGCTCACCCAGCTGCGCGAGTCCAACGAGGCCTTCTTCCCGCAGCTGATGGGCGGCGAACTCACCGTCGCCTGA
- a CDS encoding bacterioferritin-associated ferredoxin — protein MIVCVCNAIRECDVRKAAREGASCPTSAYRSFGRKPRCGQCFSFAKELIAAEQNAA, from the coding sequence ATGATCGTCTGTGTCTGCAATGCGATTCGTGAATGCGACGTGCGCAAGGCTGCGCGCGAGGGCGCTTCCTGTCCCACCAGTGCGTATCGCAGCTTCGGCCGCAAGCCGCGCTGCGGGCAATGCTTTTCCTTCGCCAAGGAATTGATCGCCGCGGAGCAGAACGCAGCCTGA
- a CDS encoding division/cell wall cluster transcriptional repressor MraZ — protein sequence MEIDDFFQGSALNAVDAKGRLSVPAFVRSVIERGSDARAVVIGAHEISPCLTAYGRNYARNLYREMERRRLAEEERGGTLQDHYARARRTFGMTEDVPYDTSGRIILPPMMRRKGGIEDLALFVGVGGTVEIWNPRVALEQGDQDLRDIAAWRLEEKGITP from the coding sequence GTGGAGATCGACGACTTCTTTCAGGGAAGCGCGCTCAACGCGGTAGATGCCAAGGGGCGTCTTTCCGTTCCCGCCTTCGTCCGCTCGGTGATCGAGCGCGGCTCCGACGCACGCGCGGTCGTGATCGGCGCTCATGAAATCTCGCCATGCCTGACGGCCTATGGCCGCAATTATGCCCGAAACCTGTATCGCGAGATGGAACGGCGCCGCCTGGCCGAGGAGGAGCGCGGCGGAACCCTGCAGGACCATTACGCCCGTGCCCGCCGCACCTTCGGCATGACCGAGGATGTTCCGTACGACACCAGCGGCCGCATCATCTTGCCCCCGATGATGCGCCGCAAGGGCGGCATCGAGGATCTCGCCCTGTTCGTCGGCGTCGGCGGCACGGTCGAAATCTGGAATCCGCGGGTCGCGCTCGAGCAAGGCGATCAGGACCTGCGCGACATCGCCGCCTGGCGGCTCGAAGAGAAGGGGATCACGCCGTGA
- a CDS encoding DUF418 domain-containing protein — translation MIETSRIATLDIVRGVAVMGILAMNIVDFAMPPQAYMNPAAYGLTSGADLAAWVFAFVFIDGKMRGLFSFLFGASMLLVIQGAETKGENATAIHYRRMLWLGAIGLLHYYLLWHGDILFGYAFAGMIAALFHDKAPRALVVWGIGLVLIQFALFAAISGSFFLTAAAAAEPGSSAEALAAWRDVERSFGRPDGAEIAKELALYRGSYPAILQDRFTVQLFGPFKGLLLFSWETLGYMLFGMAALKTGFLSGAWAARRYARVALIGFAIGIPYSALLAWLLIRAEFDAALLFAIWGAATVPVRPLMILATAAAIILLTRRSGPLVTRIAAAGRAAFTNYLGTSILMTSLFFGYGLGLFGHLSRIELWLIVLPTWALMLLWSKPWLDRFRYGPLEWAWRSLARGALQPMRRSAEAAAD, via the coding sequence ATGATCGAGACATCGCGCATCGCCACGCTCGACATCGTGCGCGGCGTGGCGGTGATGGGCATCCTGGCGATGAACATCGTCGATTTCGCGATGCCGCCCCAGGCCTATATGAATCCCGCGGCCTACGGGCTGACCTCCGGGGCGGATCTCGCGGCGTGGGTGTTCGCCTTCGTCTTCATCGACGGCAAGATGCGCGGCCTGTTCTCCTTCCTGTTCGGCGCCAGCATGCTGCTGGTGATCCAGGGCGCGGAGACGAAGGGCGAAAATGCGACCGCGATCCACTACCGTCGGATGCTCTGGCTCGGCGCGATCGGCCTGCTTCATTATTATCTGCTTTGGCACGGCGACATCCTGTTCGGCTACGCCTTTGCCGGAATGATCGCCGCTTTGTTCCACGACAAGGCGCCGCGTGCGCTGGTCGTGTGGGGAATCGGCCTGGTCCTGATCCAGTTCGCCCTGTTCGCGGCGATCAGCGGCAGCTTCTTCCTCACCGCCGCAGCCGCGGCCGAACCCGGCAGCAGCGCCGAAGCGCTCGCCGCCTGGCGGGACGTCGAACGGAGCTTCGGTCGACCCGACGGCGCGGAGATCGCCAAGGAACTGGCGCTCTATCGCGGATCCTACCCCGCGATCCTCCAGGACCGGTTCACCGTGCAGCTGTTCGGCCCGTTCAAGGGCCTGTTGCTGTTCAGCTGGGAAACGCTCGGCTACATGCTGTTCGGCATGGCCGCGCTCAAGACCGGCTTCCTCTCCGGCGCCTGGGCTGCCCGCCGCTATGCCCGGGTGGCGCTGATAGGGTTCGCGATCGGCATTCCTTATTCCGCCCTGCTCGCCTGGCTGCTGATCCGCGCCGAATTCGACGCCGCGCTGCTGTTTGCGATCTGGGGGGCGGCGACGGTGCCGGTGCGTCCGCTGATGATCCTCGCCACCGCAGCCGCGATCATCCTTCTGACCCGCCGCAGCGGGCCGCTGGTCACCAGGATCGCGGCGGCGGGACGGGCAGCCTTCACCAATTATCTCGGCACCAGCATCCTGATGACCAGCCTGTTCTTCGGCTATGGCCTGGGCTTGTTCGGGCATCTCAGCCGGATCGAGCTGTGGCTGATCGTGCTCCCGACGTGGGCGCTGATGCTGCTCTGGTCGAAGCCCTGGCTCGATCGCTTTCGCTACGGGCCGCTGGAATGGGCGTGGCGCTCGCTGGCGCGCGGCGCGCTCCAGCCGATGCGGCGGAGCGCCGAGGCTGCGGCCGATTGA
- the rsmH gene encoding 16S rRNA (cytosine(1402)-N(4))-methyltransferase RsmH, with product MSPDAAAPHVPVLLAEVIAGLAVQNGEIHVDGTFGAGGYTRAILEKGAAHVFAFDRDPDAIREGEGLAAACGGRLTLVPERFSRMRQALAARGVAAVHGVTLDIGVSSMQLDRADRGFSFQADGPLDMRMERDGESAADFLNNASEEMIADILYTYGEEPKSRRIARAIVAARPLGRTTELAEVVRKSCGWHQGMKKDPATRTFQAVRIHLNEELKELENGLEAAEQVLKPGGRLAVVTFHSLEDRLVKRFLKARSGATPAGSRHLPEQVSGRPMPSFDAVAKPVRAGAAELAGNPRARSATLRVARRTAAPAWGGQNEAPLIGKEGMPA from the coding sequence GTGAGCCCGGATGCTGCCGCCCCGCACGTTCCGGTCCTGCTCGCCGAAGTGATCGCCGGTCTCGCCGTTCAGAACGGCGAAATCCACGTCGACGGCACCTTCGGGGCCGGCGGCTATACCCGTGCCATCCTGGAAAAAGGGGCCGCTCATGTCTTCGCCTTCGATCGCGATCCCGATGCGATCCGGGAAGGCGAAGGTCTGGCGGCTGCTTGCGGGGGGCGCCTGACGCTGGTGCCGGAGCGTTTTTCCCGGATGCGTCAGGCGCTTGCCGCCCGCGGCGTGGCGGCGGTCCATGGCGTCACGCTCGACATCGGCGTGTCGTCGATGCAGCTCGATCGTGCCGATCGCGGCTTCTCCTTCCAGGCCGACGGGCCGCTCGACATGCGCATGGAGCGGGACGGGGAGAGCGCGGCCGACTTCCTCAACAATGCGTCCGAGGAGATGATCGCCGACATCCTCTACACCTATGGCGAGGAGCCGAAGTCGCGCCGCATTGCCCGCGCGATCGTCGCTGCGCGTCCTCTAGGGAGGACTACGGAGCTCGCTGAAGTCGTACGGAAATCCTGCGGGTGGCATCAGGGCATGAAGAAAGACCCGGCAACCCGCACGTTCCAGGCGGTGCGCATCCACTTGAACGAAGAATTGAAGGAGCTCGAGAATGGCCTCGAGGCGGCCGAGCAAGTGCTGAAACCGGGCGGGCGCCTCGCCGTGGTGACGTTTCACAGCCTTGAGGACCGGCTGGTGAAACGCTTTCTCAAGGCGCGGAGCGGCGCCACGCCGGCCGGCTCGCGTCACTTGCCGGAGCAGGTGTCGGGTCGCCCGATGCCCAGCTTCGACGCCGTCGCCAAACCGGTGCGCGCCGGCGCGGCCGAACTCGCCGGAAATCCTCGCGCGCGTTCGGCCACGCTGCGGGTCGCACGCCGTACCGCCGCCCCCGCCTGGGGCGGCCAGAATGAAGCGCCGTTGATCGGCAAAGAAGGTATGCCCGCATGA
- a CDS encoding PQQ-binding-like beta-propeller repeat protein translates to MKRVILALAAVSLLGGCGVFGGKGNKKTTPTVGERIPVLSSEAAIEVDPALAGVAVVVPPAAVNADWAQPGGNAAKSMGHLALAAAPSQIWRTSIGAGSGNKAQLAASPVVAGGKVFTIDTQAVVRAIDANNGAVLWQAQVRGEGAPESALFGGGVSFDNGRLYATNGAGYAAALDPANGAIAWMVRPGGPLRGAPTIANDNVYVVSQDNQLYALNPADGATRWTGSAAAEIAGVFGVGAPAAAQGTVVAGFSSGELNAYRYENGRTLWQDALSRTSISTAVTTLSDIDAEPVIDQGRVYAIGQGGRMVALELVTGQRIWEINVAGIATPWVAGEWVYVVNDQGQLLCIARATGRIRWISELRQYRDVKDKKGRISWVGPVLAGDRLILANSQGEIANVSPADGSVQSTVQTGMPISLGPVVANNILYLLHDNGQLTAWR, encoded by the coding sequence ATGAAGCGCGTCATTCTCGCACTCGCCGCCGTGAGCCTCCTCGGCGGCTGCGGCGTCTTCGGCGGCAAGGGCAACAAGAAGACCACGCCGACCGTCGGCGAGCGTATCCCCGTTCTTTCGTCCGAAGCCGCGATCGAGGTCGACCCGGCTCTGGCCGGTGTGGCGGTCGTGGTGCCGCCCGCGGCAGTCAACGCCGATTGGGCGCAGCCCGGCGGCAATGCCGCGAAGTCGATGGGGCACCTCGCTCTGGCCGCGGCCCCGTCGCAGATCTGGCGCACCAGCATCGGCGCCGGCAGCGGCAACAAGGCCCAGCTCGCCGCCTCGCCGGTGGTCGCCGGCGGCAAGGTGTTCACCATCGACACTCAGGCGGTGGTCCGCGCCATCGACGCCAATAACGGCGCGGTGCTGTGGCAGGCTCAGGTGCGCGGCGAAGGCGCTCCGGAAAGCGCCCTGTTCGGCGGCGGCGTCAGCTTCGACAATGGCCGGCTCTACGCCACCAACGGCGCCGGCTATGCGGCCGCGCTCGATCCGGCGAACGGCGCCATTGCGTGGATGGTCCGCCCCGGCGGCCCGCTGCGCGGCGCGCCGACCATCGCCAACGACAATGTCTACGTGGTCAGCCAGGACAACCAGCTCTACGCGCTGAATCCGGCCGACGGCGCCACCCGCTGGACCGGCTCCGCCGCGGCGGAGATTGCCGGCGTGTTCGGAGTCGGCGCCCCCGCCGCAGCCCAGGGCACGGTCGTCGCCGGCTTCTCGTCGGGCGAGCTCAACGCCTATCGCTACGAAAACGGCCGTACGCTCTGGCAGGACGCGCTGTCGCGCACGAGCATCTCGACCGCCGTTACCACCCTGTCCGACATCGACGCCGAACCGGTGATCGATCAGGGGCGGGTCTATGCGATCGGCCAGGGCGGCCGCATGGTCGCGCTGGAGCTCGTCACCGGCCAGCGCATCTGGGAAATCAACGTCGCCGGCATCGCCACCCCCTGGGTAGCCGGCGAATGGGTCTATGTCGTCAACGATCAGGGCCAATTGCTGTGCATCGCCCGCGCCACCGGCCGGATCCGGTGGATCAGCGAGCTGCGCCAGTATCGCGACGTCAAGGACAAGAAGGGCCGCATCTCCTGGGTCGGCCCGGTGCTCGCCGGCGATCGCCTGATCCTCGCCAATTCGCAGGGCGAGATCGCCAACGTCTCGCCCGCCGACGGCAGCGTCCAGTCGACGGTGCAGACCGGGATGCCGATCTCGCTCGGGCCGGTCGTCGCCAACAACATTCTGTATCTGCTGCACGACAACGGCCAGCTCACCGCCTGGCGCTGA
- a CDS encoding DUF3052 domain-containing protein, with amino-acid sequence MAEAQQAAPSGYSGSPLARKLSLKNGLRVWWDDMPDSVRAEIEAAGLELHLLEAPAHGVEAAHLFVTCRAMLEEKVAQLRPLLAPAGFLWVSWPKKSAGLASDVTEDVIRAVALPTGLVDVKVCAVDPVWSGLKLMIRKSER; translated from the coding sequence TTGGCTGAAGCGCAGCAGGCGGCGCCGAGCGGCTATTCCGGGAGCCCGCTCGCCCGCAAGCTTTCGCTCAAGAACGGACTGCGCGTCTGGTGGGACGACATGCCCGACAGCGTGCGGGCGGAGATCGAGGCAGCGGGACTCGAGCTTCACCTGCTCGAAGCGCCGGCCCACGGGGTGGAGGCTGCCCATCTTTTCGTCACTTGCCGTGCGATGCTCGAAGAAAAGGTTGCGCAATTGCGTCCTCTCCTCGCGCCGGCCGGTTTCCTCTGGGTGTCGTGGCCGAAGAAGTCGGCGGGGCTCGCCAGCGACGTCACCGAGGATGTGATCCGCGCCGTCGCGCTTCCCACCGGCCTGGTGGACGTGAAGGTCTGTGCCGTCGATCCCGTCTGGTCCGGCCTGAAACTGATGATCCGAAAGTCGGAACGTTAG
- the der gene encoding ribosome biogenesis GTPase Der, giving the protein MAKLPTIAIVGRPNVGKSTLFNRLVGKRLALVDDRPGVTRDRREGDANLLGLEFRVIDTAGYEDEDPDTLPGRMRAQTTAAVREADAALFLFDARAGVTPLDEEIGRWLRSETTPVILAGNKAEGRAGEAGLLEAWSLGLGEPIPISAEHGEGVVDLFEHIRPHVEREDEEAEDEPEDENDRPLKLAIVGRPNAGKSTLINRILEEERLITGPEAGITRDSISIDWEWQSPDGRLRPVRLIDTAGMRKKAKVQDKLEKLSVADGRRAVEFAEVVVLLLDATLGLEAQDLRIADYVLQEGRALLIAINKWDVAENHSHLFQGISAALQEGLSQAPGVPLLSVSAMTGKGLDQLLDAAFKVREVWSRRVSTGQLNRWFEAAIERNPPPAPGGKRIKLRYITQVNTRPPAFVIFGNRLEMLPDSYLRYLTNGMRKELDFGAVPVRLSTRTSKNPFSKDD; this is encoded by the coding sequence ATGGCCAAATTGCCCACCATCGCGATCGTCGGCCGCCCCAATGTCGGCAAATCCACCCTGTTCAACCGCCTCGTCGGCAAGCGCCTGGCGCTGGTCGACGACCGGCCGGGCGTGACCCGCGACCGGCGCGAAGGCGATGCCAATCTGCTCGGGCTCGAATTCCGGGTGATCGACACGGCCGGCTACGAGGACGAGGATCCCGATACGCTGCCCGGCCGCATGCGCGCCCAGACCACCGCCGCGGTGCGCGAGGCGGATGCCGCCTTGTTCCTGTTCGATGCGCGGGCCGGAGTGACCCCGCTGGACGAGGAAATCGGCCGCTGGCTGCGCTCGGAGACCACGCCGGTGATCCTCGCCGGCAACAAGGCGGAAGGCCGCGCGGGCGAGGCCGGTCTGCTCGAAGCCTGGTCGCTCGGCCTTGGCGAGCCGATCCCGATCAGCGCGGAGCATGGCGAGGGCGTTGTCGATCTGTTCGAGCATATTCGTCCGCATGTCGAGCGCGAAGATGAGGAAGCGGAGGACGAGCCGGAAGACGAGAATGACCGTCCGCTCAAGCTCGCCATCGTCGGCCGGCCCAATGCCGGCAAGTCGACCCTGATCAACCGGATCCTCGAGGAGGAGCGGCTGATCACCGGGCCGGAGGCGGGGATCACGCGCGACTCGATCTCGATCGACTGGGAATGGCAGTCGCCCGACGGGCGGCTCCGCCCGGTGCGTCTGATCGACACCGCGGGCATGCGCAAGAAGGCGAAGGTCCAGGACAAGCTCGAGAAACTGTCAGTCGCCGACGGCCGCCGCGCCGTCGAGTTCGCCGAAGTCGTCGTGTTGCTGCTCGATGCGACCCTGGGCCTCGAAGCGCAGGATCTCCGCATTGCCGATTACGTCCTCCAGGAGGGCCGGGCATTGCTGATCGCGATCAACAAGTGGGACGTCGCCGAAAATCACAGCCACCTCTTCCAGGGAATCAGCGCGGCACTTCAGGAGGGGCTTTCGCAAGCTCCTGGCGTGCCGCTGCTCTCGGTGTCCGCGATGACCGGCAAGGGGCTCGATCAGCTCCTCGACGCCGCGTTCAAGGTGCGCGAAGTCTGGTCCCGGCGTGTCTCGACCGGGCAGCTCAACCGCTGGTTCGAGGCGGCGATCGAGCGGAACCCGCCGCCCGCCCCCGGCGGCAAGCGGATCAAGCTGCGCTACATCACCCAGGTCAACACGCGCCCGCCGGCCTTCGTCATCTTCGGCAATCGGCTCGAAATGCTGCCCGACAGCTATCTGCGCTATCTGACCAACGGCATGCGTAAGGAGCTCGATTTCGGCGCCGTGCCGGTGCGGCTGTCGACGCGGACGTCGAAGAACCCGTTCAGCAAGGACGATTGA
- the bfr gene encoding bacterioferritin, with product MKGDARVIELLNEALKNELTAVNQYWLHYRLFDHWGIGHLAEFERHESIDEMKHADRLAERILFLDGLPNFQLMGRLRIGENVEEALRADLDVELEAAEQLKGAIAHCESVRDFVSRDLFAEILGNEEEHIDYLERQFDMIRQMGLANYIQLQSKPSQE from the coding sequence ATGAAAGGCGACGCGCGAGTCATCGAGCTGCTCAACGAAGCGCTTAAGAACGAACTCACGGCGGTGAACCAATATTGGCTCCACTACCGCCTGTTCGACCATTGGGGCATCGGCCACCTCGCCGAGTTCGAGCGCCACGAGTCGATCGACGAGATGAAGCACGCCGATCGTCTGGCGGAACGCATCCTGTTCCTCGATGGCCTGCCCAACTTCCAGCTGATGGGCCGTCTTCGGATCGGCGAGAATGTCGAGGAAGCGCTGCGTGCCGATCTCGACGTGGAACTCGAAGCGGCCGAGCAGTTGAAGGGCGCGATCGCCCATTGCGAGTCGGTGCGCGACTTCGTCAGCCGCGACCTCTTCGCCGAGATCCTCGGCAACGAGGAGGAGCATATCGACTATCTCGAGCGGCAATTCGACATGATCCGTCAGATGGGCCTCGCCAACTACATCCAGCTCCAATCCAAGCCTTCTCAGGAATGA